Part of the Penicillium digitatum chromosome 4, complete sequence genome is shown below.
caatcttcgtaaagaacttcatccctttcaggttattcagggtttccttggtcagcggcaacgggtaacggtccttaacagtgattgcgttcagtgcacggtaatccacgcagaagcggagacctccgccgggtttcttcacgaacagaacaggcgaggcagcgggcgaggagctgggccgaatgaaccctttcctcaggttatcttcgatccagtctttcaggacctcgagctcatttcgggacatgggatagaggggcccaaaaggtaagggtttgtcctcttgtaagaccatcttgtggtcgtatgatcggtggggtggcaagcgctcggcttccttgggtgagaacacttcggcgaagtctctaaactcttcaggcagtgcagacacggggtcaggttcagtgtcggtcttggggttcagtgcagtctcgatgtccgcggttgtaattgcgaacatgctgtatttctttcttgcatacgcagcacacgcagctagcgatacggctgcaatgtctcgtttctcgagaccagttggtcgtgcaggcaggttcctcggacgggactttacaggtagcaggcggttcttcagtggtagcaggcggttcttcagcggtagcaggcggttcttcagcggtagcaggcggttcttcagcggtagcaggcggttcttcagtggtagcaggcggttcttcagcggtagcaggcggttcttcagtggtagcaggcggttcttcagcggtagcaggcggttcttcagtggtagcaggcggttcttcagtggtagcaggcggttcttcagcggtagcaggcggttcttcagcggtagcaggcggttcttcagcggtagcaggcggttcttcagtggtagcaggcggttcttcagtggtagcaggcggttcttcagtggtagcaggcggttcttcagcggtagcaggcggttcttcggtggtagcaggcggttcttcagtggtagcaggcggttcttcagcggtagcaggcggttcttcggtggtagcggtctgctcaggaccgggtctaccagagttcagttcgggggctttcggggcggttcagacattttcagacagtcaactcctaggggtaggagctacgtagtgtcagggtgcgggctggcaggacggtatgataggagatgactggcagggacaggtcgtaacagatcagattctcattgacaggtacaggcacaggcaggggcaggctaatatacaagacgtagctcgaagagctacaacaggatctagaactgaagttcaagataaacaggtcggagatcacgtgccgtgatcttccttttactaagcattacggttcacaccgtgacaagttcagataaacaggtcggagatcacgtgccgtggTCTTCCTCTTtctaagcatcacggtttGCACCGTGACATATTTACCCATAGGTAAGGATACCCATTTAGAAGGGGGAGATAATTATTATAGATAAGGATCCTTAAAACCTAAGAATAGGGATCATacttagacttccgcacgacccagtttgggtcgaaggtctcgacccagaacccaacccagtctgggtctgggtcgaaacctcataacccagacccaacccagacccagtgactggggccccagaaaacccagtatagccccagttcgacccagtttctgcataaattatggcataaatatttaaataacatactgtcattttcccctgttatggtttctacatcgaaatgctacactctaccaacaaggcaaaggaaattttaagaaataacctcgttctccaaagtaatatatctggttcaagattaattacttcttcaaatgctttatttcatatggaaaggtggtatgtgttggctgctggttttctcaggcgtaggattgcattccatttaaaatacaaagtataccccaagttgcagatatatatattcaacacacatcaacataatatatattttcatctacagagtaaaataatttttgaattcatttatttctcttcttctgtttaattctagagcttatataactatggatagatatctagtaaacttttatattcaaaactacttactacctcttaatctacttggtatatgcgacttgaagggagggtaggaagaaatattttgagaaggattaatggaactggggtgggaattggggtttgactggggttttactgggtttactgggttcttactgggttaaatgggttatgactgggtcttgactgggtcttgactgggttatctcaggggtatttctttagacccatataattttagtataatagaccaatcaacaagagtaggatgatttactatatttgatatatcaatattcctagacacttctacaactttagtgcatttctacctttgtacgttaaagaatttctccccttacatccatttgtatacattatatgtcattctcatgttatgtctcaaagccaactttccgactttgcatcgtcgctctatggtggtgatcttgacgatctctcatatatttcaactggacaagtcacaccatccgcaagtcaacacacaatcgactcaaacttccgaggaccagatgatcccctcccaatcccccctttattgaaacgcgttggacccgaccgtaggaaagggtttattctatacgatacaatgtcacataacgattttgtggactggtggttagagactgactacgggaggaaaagcaagcttaaatgggattcgaaccgccatacagagatctggaatagctaccatcaggtagctcagggtattgatggcgcaccaaaggttatgtgcaagcgctgtgggaagatcctagagcatccttatacactaagcccgaacagcacaggcaaagcgcagtatcatggcacatcaaccatccagaaacatcggaaaacggctggttgtttacggtcggaaaaggggaagaaagcggagattacaaacttcctacaacgagaggtatattttctatcataaaatcaagtaactatactaatttattattattctagggagaagtttcagcaagcatacccttcttacaagaagattgggaggaggatctcctccaatttcttactctcaaccggctcccattccatctgatcgagcatccatcattcaaacgcatcatcaataaagctcgttccgccccatcccctccagtgatcccatctgccgataccatccgtcgccgattgggcagtctagtcaaagaccggcagcagcgtatccttcgtacgctgccttctggctcaaagatatccattgcgcttgactgctggacatctccattctcgcaggcatttatggctattactggctatttcattgacagtgattgggtatatcgtgaggtactacttgggtttaagccgcttcatggtacacataccggctcttacctgagtagtgttcttatagaaaccctagtggagcacaacattgaagataaagtattcgggttgacaacagataatgcatcaaacaacaagacattagctactgctctccaacaggctttgtcagatgatactattatcacccgaataccatgtcttgcccacgttatccagctcagcctcaatcagcttcttgctcggatcaaggcagttccattaaatgaatcagccgagacaaggtggacagagaagcagtcaaggctagcccaagaaaatgcgaagcaaagtcagatctcctccacactgaacaaagtccgttatcttgcgatttacgtcaatgcaagtccccagcgcagagagaccttttacaatcttcagacaactaatatcaagatcgttccaatccaagatgtaaagacacgatggaattctacgttcctcatgcttcgccgggcaaagaggctacgtgctatcttctctttattctgtacagagtatgattgtgaggagatgctactcagcgagcaagagtggcgtcagatcgactatcttctttgtatcaccgagcccttctttgattatacaacacagctatcaaagactcgagatgtcactgcccactatgtgtttaagatctacaacaaactgtttgatcatcttgagcgatcacaggcacagctacgccgaaagcgtgtcccatggaaaaaacagatgctagaggcccttgaagctggtcggtctaagcttgatgagtattactcccaagctgatgatcttcgagggaatatctatgcaatcagtacaatgcttgcaccggtgaacaaattcaaattcttcctctccagtgattgggatcagaaatggcgagatacctatcgacttgcttttgaacaagcccttgttccatatcaagcacaagttagaataagcagtcgtgatctacaaagctctctaacgatagcccatccaagctcaaggctagaggagatgcttgatggaagggatatacaaccacgagccattactgatgaaatcagtcaatatcttgacagcggtaagtaaatacaaagagtatgtgtgataataatactaatatatatatagatactgtttctgttaggccgcttactttctggaaagagcaccaggctcgctttccggccattgctgcccttgcgcgagatacactctcatttccagcaactggcgcaggagttgaacgcctctttaataccgctcgagatatttgtcactatcgtcgtggtagaatgaagagtgagactgtcgaggcattaatgatgtttctttgtacaacgaaatttgatatggaggagcaggaagcaacacttcttgagaaatttttctcccaggatgagcttgaggcggcaaaagaggagagggaagagaagctcagtgagattgaggttgatccaattagtgatacagaggagcaggaggatgaactggaagataaaccaggggatgcaattgaggttgtaattgaggatagaccagaggatataccggaggagaggcccttacctacaagtgaatatggtcgtccttgctcgccatcattaccaccaacctgtacacagacacgagcatcagggagaaaacgtaaaagcagggaagatgatttatttgaataccattagcttgcttgacaaagaatcctcaattatacgcatctcttttaccctttttacaaataaaattagatataatcaagtaaagcaaatactcaaaattaccgcgaataaatgcataagttatacatttagaatccttagcatgtttgtttagtttgtaacccagtttggggccccagacccagtactgggtcgaaccctccgacccagacccattactgggtcgaagggttcgacccaaaacccaacccagactgggttgggtctgggttgggtctgggttttactgggtcgtgcggaagactaatcatactgtcagggtgcgggctggcaggacggtatgataggagatgactggcagggacaggtcgtaacagatcagattcacattgacaggcaggtacaggcaggggcaggctaatatacaagacgtagctcgaagagctacaacaggatctagaattgaagttcaagataaacaggtcggagatcacgtgccgtgatcttcctcttactaagcatcacggttcgcaccgtgacagtaccccctcccttagagccgagctccgtcgaggcgaggcttgtgcgggtatcttcggtggaagttccgtatgatctcgcgggcgtggtccaggtattcagcaggctcttcagtgggttcgtcgtaaccaatccatttgacggtgtacttcagacgcgggcctcctcggcctcgtcgttcccagcgggaatctaggatgtcttcaacttcccattcttccagtccttcgacttcgacaggcggtgcgggttcagtaacttgtccatttaccgggttcgtggcggcaggctgtagcaggctgacgttaaacacagggtggatcttcatactagcaggcagttcgagcttgtaagcgtgtgcgcttatagcttctaggaccttaaaggggcctaggttcttccagtccagtttcttctgcgggcggagggttcggatattcctggcgttcagccagaccagttgtccaggacggtatcaacgggcaggggcgcggtgacggttcgtttgttcttcgtatcgggcttgtgcggacagtatctcggcgcggacgtgctcagtcagttcttgcattcgtgtagcgaacttttccgcgtctcgggtcgcagggtgact
Proteins encoded:
- a CDS encoding Allantoate permease, coding for MGILTYGPGPEQTATTEEPPATAEEPPATTEEPPATTEEPPATAEEPPATTEEPPATTEEPPATTEEPPATAEEPPATAEEPPATAEEPPATTEEPPATTEEPPATAEEPPATTEEPPATAEEPPATTEEPPATAEEPPATAEEPPATAEEPPATTEEPPATCKVPSEEPACTTNWSRETRHCSRIASCVCCVCKKEIQHVRNYNRGHRDCTEPQDRH